The Verrucomicrobiota bacterium nucleotide sequence CACCGTATGCGTGATTGGCGGCGGGATCGGTATCGCGCCCATCTACCCGATCGCCAAGGCGATGCGCGACGCGGGCAACCGCGTGATCTCGATTATCGGCGCGCGTTCGAAAGACCTCCTGTTCTGGGAGGACAAGATGCGCGCGGTGAGCGACAAGCTGTGTGTAACGACCGACGACGGCTCGTACGGCGTCAAGGGCTTCGTGAGCGACGAGCTGCGGCGCATCATGGAGGAGGGCGTGACGCTCGGCAGTGTGACCGCTATCGGGCCGGTGCCCATGATGCGCGCCGTGGCCGAAACGACGCGTGCGCGCAAGGTGCCGACGGTTGTGAGTCTCAACCCGATCATGATCGACGGCACGGGCATGTGCGGTGGGTGCCGCGTGACCGTCGGGGGCGAGACGAAGTTCACGTGCGTTGACGGGCCGGAGTTCGACGGCCACCTTGTTGACTTCGCCGAGCTGATCCAACGCCAGGCCTACTACCGCGACCTGGAGCAGGATGCCGCTGACCATTGCCGCCTCGCCCAGGAACACCCCGAAGCTGGCCCGAGAAAAAAGACACCATCAGCAGGCTGAGAGCACCGTGAGCGAACACGCAGACAAGCAGGTTGAAGCCGAGGCCAAACCGCGTCGCGAACGCCGAACCACCAAGGAGCCGATGCCGCGCCAGGATCCGAAGGTCCGTGCGACGAACTTCAACGAGGTCGCACTCGGCTATACGGAAGAACAGGCCGTCAGCGAGGCCGAACGCTGCCTGAGCTGCAAGAAGCGGCCGTGCATCGCGGGCTGTCCCGTCGAGGTTGATATCCCCGAGTTCATCGGTTTTGTGGCCAAGCGCGACTTCCGCGCGGCGGCCCGCAAGCTCAAGGAGAAGAACAGCCTGCCGGCCATCTGCGGGCGCGTCTGCCCGCAGGAAGAGCAATGCGAGCGCTTCTGCGTGCTCGGCAAGAAGCAGGAGCCGGTCGCCATCGGCCGCCTCGAGCGGTTTGTCGCCGACTGGGAGCTCGAGCACGGCGTCGAGACACCCCAGACCGCCGCGCCGACGGGCAAGAGCGTCGCCGTGGTGGGCTCGGGTCCCGCGGGGCTTACAGTCGCCGGCGATCTCGCCAAGCTTGGCCACCGCGTCGTGGTTTTCGAAGCGCTGCACAAGCCGGGCGGCGTGCTCGTTTACGGCATCCCCGAGTTCCGGCTCCCGAAGGCGATCGTGGCCAGGGAGGTCGAGTACGTCAAGAAGCTCGGCGTCGAGGTGCGCGTTGACCACGTCATCGGCCGCATCTACACGATCGAGGAGTTGATGACCGAGGAGGGCTTCGACGCCGTCTACATCTGCACGGGCGCGGGCCTGCCGACCTTCATGAGCATCCCGGGAGAGAACCTTGCCGGCGTTTACTCGGCCAACGAGTTCCTCACGCGGTCGAACCTGATGAAGGCTTACGACTTCGCCGCGCACAAGGCGACCCCGATCAAGGTTGGCTCGCGCGTGGTGGTCGTCGGCGGCGGCAACGTGGCGATGGACTCGGCGCGCACGGCGCTGCGACTGGGCGCCGACGAGGTGCACAACGTC carries:
- a CDS encoding sulfide/dihydroorotate dehydrogenase-like FAD/NAD-binding protein, which codes for MQTQHTIISKRELAPAVKEYMVAAPVLAKKAKAGQFIILRIAEDGERVPLTIADADATAGTITLVVQEVGKTTTEMGRLNEGDAILNLIGPLGTPSHIEKLGTVCVIGGGIGIAPIYPIAKAMRDAGNRVISIIGARSKDLLFWEDKMRAVSDKLCVTTDDGSYGVKGFVSDELRRIMEEGVTLGSVTAIGPVPMMRAVAETTRARKVPTVVSLNPIMIDGTGMCGGCRVTVGGETKFTCVDGPEFDGHLVDFAELIQRQAYYRDLEQDAADHCRLAQEHPEAGPRKKTPSAG
- the gltA gene encoding NADPH-dependent glutamate synthase: MPRQDPKVRATNFNEVALGYTEEQAVSEAERCLSCKKRPCIAGCPVEVDIPEFIGFVAKRDFRAAARKLKEKNSLPAICGRVCPQEEQCERFCVLGKKQEPVAIGRLERFVADWELEHGVETPQTAAPTGKSVAVVGSGPAGLTVAGDLAKLGHRVVVFEALHKPGGVLVYGIPEFRLPKAIVAREVEYVKKLGVEVRVDHVIGRIYTIEELMTEEGFDAVYICTGAGLPTFMSIPGENLAGVYSANEFLTRSNLMKAYDFAAHKATPIKVGSRVVVVGGGNVAMDSARTALRLGADEVHNVYRRSRVEMPARAEEVENAEEEGIIFELLTNPVAILGDDKGRVRSVRCIRMELGEPDASGRRRPVPVKGSEFELECETLVMAIGNGANPLISQTTPSLAVNRWGYIVVDEATGATNIPGVYAGGDIVRGAATVILAMGDGRMSARAIHEYLSKE